From one Nothobranchius furzeri strain GRZ-AD chromosome 2, NfurGRZ-RIMD1, whole genome shotgun sequence genomic stretch:
- the LOC139066217 gene encoding uncharacterized protein, translating to MEELGQPSADPAVRSRSQRERRLPTYLEDYEVGYQPQLLHHPAAQAPAGHETHPPDQPAMMTAAITGAIPSLPSRRASSDRSQSVSQRSKAKTQSSASSSTRRSIIDGLSDIQTAMLEERIKRMELTEVQRQITEESLMDEQYQHLDQQAREALRREELLREQEVQRRKLDEEAEMALKAKEAIARRLMLQCKLKEKEIEFEKATLITFLLKEETSSSVASRPQSGDESNKGSPADVMGVPPPSQGAHGPAHSAPTVIGPPPAFTAAVPNPPVSTSQLTTRASPVLQPQPPAMVNLPTQPQFTYSTIAPPTTAHTIPQPGTTLSVGAILPRAGPPALTVQSTAPLNTLPAVYNQAPHQHVPWSYSQQQPVRPDAALQHHSPPSIPPLPQETAPPPGSIAAPSTDLMELLIATSYGLPKPALPYFTSGREADFALLKMALDNLLSSHAHLTEPFKYQVLLQHLKLPSAHKLAQAFMYDPKPYTSALQALQDKYGQPRQLVQSELGAILNLPPVRFGDPDGFDNFALSVQALVGMLRSLEGENGYELKCGSHVDRLLNKLPANYRDSFVEYSLNRGILTTGTDKTYTLSDFSTWLQLKSQAKRIAARAAYMCQDQPKLRSQKKPQGPSSNVYYNTESQAKATPPDPAGHIRSPKPKSGPKPYCPYCDDIGHYLSLCPKFKALSAAEIATWIKHRSCWRCGRNHAPEVCTLKKPCKLCKQQHLTVLHDVCPQEPKKVLMVNAAPNTVYIDRPNRPNKVMLKLVKVCLHNAEYSLEGFAILDDGSERTLILPSAVRRLHLTKKPENLPLRTVRHEVIHLQGATVSFEISPVHTPKVKYSIHHAFTADELSLSEHSYPVKSIMRKYSHLGGLPLPLVDRVQPLLLIGSDFPHLLIPKQPVIAGPPGSPLAVCTPLGWTLQGPANFSPVSADHPHCYFTTSPNSELQRHVERLWEVDISPYVNIKTATRSKEDQQAVDLLEQRTTKVEVDGVTRYATPLLRRKDSPLLWASKNTLLPQLRSTERRLAKDPALADTYCQEIHKLEQLGYAKPLPSATVDSSQESWYLPHHVVHHNGKARIVYNCSYQHNGHCLNSQLLPGPTLGPSLLGVLLRFREHSVAVSGDIKAMFHQVRLLPEDKPLLRFLWRGMKREEEPTVYEWQVLPFGTTCSPCCATYALQRHVKDNCKGHEDILHTVESAFYVDNCLTSITTADKAKSLVDRLRSLLSAGGFDIRQWASNDPTVLEHLPAEAKAASSELWLSQSRQDPEEPALGLRWNILSDHLGYRHRPVEYSQPTLRNIYKVMATQYDPLGYLIPFTTRAKILIQDLWKVGVDWDEQIRPKALLEIWTQWESELVYLPQVEIPRCYVPATLAPEVPNRQAHIFCDASERAYGEVEYIQTPDNQGNVHVAFMMARSRVCPRKQLSMPRLELCAALAGAQLAKVTMTELSFSPQQITLWTDSTTVLTWLKSDSSRYKVLVGTRVAEIQELTEGSTWRYVSTSDNPADDLTRGKTLHELSQPNRWSQGPQFLHQPIDTWPELQMEVAQEEDEDEQRKTVFCAAATCPSHEVDVTNIDNWDDLVRATHMSLHGAAKDLASPTMTAADVQEAELQTSFQTLEAPIQKQLAGQKTEFRFNPPGSPHFGGTWEREIKSVKAALRVVLQDQTVTESVLQTVLIEVEGILNAKPLGYISSDAADPDPVTPNLLLMGRRDASLPQAIYASSELLGRRRWRHSQVLADHFWSNFIRYHLPNLQKRHKWHKNTENLAAGQVVMVVDSQLPSGRSGGLSRHVQAQTVESGQLK from the coding sequence ATGGAGGAGCTAGGACAACCATCTGCAGACCCAGCAGTGCGTTCTAGATCCCAGCGGGAGAGACGACTACCAACGTATTTGGAGGACTATGAAGTTGGATATCAACCTCAACTTCTCCATCATCCAGCAGCCCAAGCTCCAGCTGGGCATGAAACTCATCCTCCAGATCAACCTGCAATGATGACAGCTGCTATCACTGGAGCCATACCTAGCCTACCTAGTAGGAGAGCATCATCAGATCGAAGCCAATCTGTCTCTCAGCGCAGTAAAGCTAAGACCCAGAGCAGCGCCAGTTCGTCAACAAGGAGGTCAATCATCGATGGGTTATCTGACATACAGACAGCCATGTTGGAGGAGAGAATAAAGCGCATGGAGTTGACAGAGGTGCAAAGACAGATAACGGAGGAAAGTCTGATGGATGAACAGTACCAGCATCTGGACCAGCAAGCTCGGGAAGCCCTCAGAAGAGAGGAACTCCTAAGAGAACAAGAAGTACAGAGGCGTAAGCTTGATGAAGAGGCAGAAATGGCATTAAAGGCAAAAGAGGCTATTGCCAGACGGCTAATGCTGCAATGTAAACTAAAGGAAAAGGAAATAGAGTTCGAGAAAGCGACTCTCATTACATTCCTCCTAAAGGAGGAAACGAGTAGCTCTGTTGCCTCAAGACCGCAAAGTGGAGATGAATCCAACAAAGGGTCCCCAGCTGACGTCATGGGAGTACCACCACCTTCACAAGGTGCACATGGACCTGCACACTCTGCTCCTACAGTTATTGGCCCTCCACCAGCCTTTACAGCAGCAGTGCCTAATCCTCCTGTCTCAACAAGCCAATTAACAACTAGAGCTTCACCTGTCCTTCAACCGCAACCTCCTGCCATGGTAAACCTGCCGACCCAGCCACAATTCACATACTCCACGATAGCTCCGCCCACCACAGCACATACCATCCCTCAGCCTGGTACGACACTATCAGTTGGTGCTATATTACCTCGTGCTGGACCACCAGCCTTAACAGTGCAGTCCACTGCTCCCCTAAACACGCTACCAGCAGTCTATAACCAGGCTCCACATCAGCATGTACCCTGGTCTTATTCACAACAACAGCCAGTACGACCTGATGCAGCCCTGCAGCATCACTCTCCTCCTAGCATACCACCTTTGCCACAAgagacagctcctcctccaggctCAATCGCTGCACCTAGTACAGACCTAATGGAGCTATTAATAGCTACTTCATATGGACTTCCTAAGCCTGCTTTACCCTACTTCACATCTGGAAGAGAGGCAGACTTTGCACTGCTCAAGATGGCTCTAGATAACCTGCTAAGCTCACATGCTCACCTCACCGAACCATTTAAATATCAAGTGTTGTTGCAGCATTTGAAGCTGCCTAGTGCTCACAAGCTAGCACAAGCCTTTATGTATGACCCGAAACCATACACATCGGCCCTACAGGCACTTCAAGATAAATACGGGCAACCCCGCCAGCTTGTGCAAAGTGAGCTAGGAGCCATCCTAAACTTACCTCCAGTTAGGTTTGGTGATCCAGATGGATTTGACAATTTTGCCCTCTCAGTACAAGCTTTAGTAGGCATGCTCCGATCGCTAGAGGGTGAAAATGGCTACGAACTCAAATGTGGCTCTCATGTTGATAGGCTACTTAACAAATTGCCCGCTAACTACAGAGACAGCTTTGTTGAGTATAGCTTGAACCGCGGCATTCTGACAACTGGGACTGATAAGACTTATACCCTGTCAGATTTCTCCACATGGCTCCAGTTGAAATCACAAGCCAAGCGAATCGCCGCTAGAGCAGCGTACATGTGTCAAGATCAACCAAAGCTGAGGAGTCAGAAGAAACCTCAGGGTCCTTCATCCAATGTGTACTACAACACAGAGAGCCAGGCTAAAGCCACACCTCCAGATCCAGCTGGCCATATAAGATCACCTAAGCCTAAATCAGGTCCTAAACCTTACTGCCCTTATTGTGACGACATAGGACATTACCTGAGCCTGTGTCCTAAATTCAAAGCTCTTTCAGCAGCTGAAATTGCCACATGGATCAAACACAGAAGCTGCTGGCGGTGCGGCAGGAATCATGCACCTGAGGTTTGCACTCTAAAGAAGCCCTGTAAATTATGTAAGCAACAACATCTTACTGTGCTCCATGACGTGTGCCCTCAAGAACCTAAAAAGGTGTTAATGGTCAACGCTGCTCCCAATACAGTGTACATTGACCGTCCAAATCGCCCAAATAAAGTCATGCTCAAGTTGGTCAAAGTATGTCTACACAATGCTGAGTATTCCCTGGAAGGCTTTGCTATCCTCGATGACGGGTCCGAGAGGACTCTTATCCTCCCATCAGCAGTGCGACGCCTCCATCTGACTAAAAAGCCTGAAAACCTTCCCCTGCGCACTGTCCGCCATGAGGTGATTCACCTTCAGGGAGCAACAGTTTCATTTGAAATATCTCCAGTTCACACTCCCAAAGTAAAGTACAGCATTCACCATGCCTTCACTGCTGATGAACTAAGTCTCTCAGAACACAGCTACCCTGTAAAGTCAATCATGCGAAAGTACTCCCATCTGGGAGGACTTCCACTTCCACTTGTGGACAGAGTGCAGCCTTTACTTCTTATTGGGTCTGATTTCCCTCATCTACTCATCCCTAAGCAACCAGTAATAGCTGGCCCACCTGGGAGCCCCCTAGCAGTGTGCACTCCTCTTGGTTGGACATTACAAGGCCCAGCCAACTTCAGTCCTGTTTCTGCTGACCACCCACACTGCTACTTCACCACGTCTCCCAACTCAGAGCTCCAGCGCCATGTAGAACGTCTGTGGGAAGTTGACATCTCGCCTTATGTGAACATAAAGACTGCCACGCGTTCTAAAGAGGATCAACAGGCTGTGGACCTGTTAGAGCAACGCACCACTAAAGTGGAAGTGGATGGAGTGACTAGATATGCTACTCCACTTCTCAGGCGCAAGGATAGTCCCCTCCTCTGGGCATCAAAGAACACTTTGCTCCCACAGCTACGTAGTACTGAACGTCGTCTAGCTAAAGATCCAGCTCTGGCAGATACCTACTGTCAAGAAATCCATAAACTTGAACAGTTAGGTTATGCCAAACCCCTTCCTTCAGCTACAGTAGACAGCTCCCAGGAGTCATGGTATCTGCCTCACCATGTTGTCCACCATAATGGAAAGGCAAGAATTGTCTACAACTGTTCCTACCAACACAACGGACACTGTCTAAACAGCCAGCTCCTGCCCGGGCCGACCCTAGGTCCTTCACTTCTCGGCGTACTTCTTCGGTTCCGAGAACACAGTGTGGCTGTCAGCGGTGACATCAAAGCAATGTTCCACCAAGTTCGCTTACTACCAGAAGACAAACCGCTGCTCCGTTTCTTGTGGAGAGGTATGAAGAGAGAGGAGGAACCGACTGTATATGAGTGGCAGGTTCTGCCATTTGGAACAACGTGCAGTCCTTGCTGTGCAACATATGCCCTCCAGAGGCATGTGAAGGACAACTGTAAGGGGCATGAAGACATCCTGCATACAGTTGAAAGTGCATTTTATGTGGACAACTGTCTAACAAGCATCACCACTGCTGATAAAGCTAAATCCCTAGTTGACCGACTGCGCAGTCTGCTCTCTGCTGGAGGGTTCGATATAAGGCAGTGGGCCAGCAACGATCCAACTGTTTTGGAGCACCTTCCTGCTGAAGCCAAAGCGGCTAGTTCcgagctgtggctttcccaatccCGACAAGACCCAGAGGAACCAGCTTTAGGCCTACGTTGGAACATCCTCTCTGATCACCTCGGCTACAGACACCGACCGGTAGAGTATTCTCAGCCGACCCTGAGAAACATCTACAAGGTGATGGCCACGCAGTATGACCCACTGGGGTATCTTATCCCATTCACCACTCGAGCCAAGATCCTCATCCAGGACCTGTGGAAAGTGGGAGTCGACTGGGATGAGCAGATTCGACCCAAGGCTCTACTGGAAATATGGACACAATGGGAGAGTGAGCTGGTCTACCTCCCACAAGTGGAAATCCCAAGATGCTATGTTCCAGCAACCTTGGCCCCTGAAGTGCCTAACAGACAAGCGCACATCTTCTGCGATGCCTCCGAAAGAGCCTACGGAGAAGTCGAGTATATTCAAACTCCCGATAACCAGGGCAATGTTCACGTTGCATTTATGATGGCTAGATCTCGTGTTTGCCCTCGGAAACAGCTGTCAATGCCACGCCTTGAATTGTGCGCAGCTCTAGCCGGGGCTCAGCTGGCTAAGGTCACAATGACAGAGCTGTCATTCTCTCCCCAGCAGATAACACTATGGACCGACTCAACTACAGTGTTGACATGGCTGAAATCAGACTCAAGTCGATACAAGGTTTTAGTTGGAACGAGGGTTGCTGAAATTCAAGAACTTACCGAAGGGTCAACTTGGCGGTATGTCAGCACCTCTGATAATCCAGCAGATGACCTTACCCGCGGGAAGACACTCCATGAGCTCAGTCAGCCCAACCGGTGGAGTCAGGGTCCACAATTTCTTCACCAGCCTATTGACACCTGGCCAGAGCTACAAATGGAAGTAGCTCAGGAAGAAGATGAGGATGAGCAGCGCAAGACAGTGTTTTGTGCAGCAGCTACCTGTCCTTCTCATGAAGTGGATGTTACTAACATCGACAACTGGGATGACCTCGTTAGAGCCACTCATATGAGCCTTCACGGGGCAGCCAAAGACCTGGCGAGCCCCACCATGACAGCTGCAGATGTACAAGAAGCTGAACTACAGACCAGCTTCCAAACTTTAGAAGCACCTATCCAAAAgcagctggctggacagaaaacaGAGTTCCGATTCAACCCGCCAGGTTCCCCTCATTTTGGGGGGACATGGGAACGGGAGATCAAGTCAGTGAAGGCAGCCCTTCGAGTGGTACTGCAGGACCAAACTGTCACAGAATCTGTTCTGCAGACAGTTTTGATTGAGGTGGAGGGAATTCTCAATGCGAAGCCACTGGGATATATATCCTCGGATGCTGCTGATCCAGACCCAGTCACCCCGAACCTACTACTCATGGGACGTCGTGATGCATCGCTTCCACAAGCCATTTACGCTTCCAGTGAACTCCTGGGCAGACGGCGATGGCGACACAGCCAGGTCCTGGCAGACCACTTCTGGTCCAACTTTATTCGCTACCATCTTCCTAACCTACAGAAGCGACACAAGTGGCACAAGAAT